One genomic region from Pyrobaculum islandicum DSM 4184 encodes:
- a CDS encoding METTL5 family protein — protein sequence MIPGDKKELEIFVESLPTFEKPKLKLEQYPTDAAIVATAVWDAYMRGLLVDVLDLGCGTGRFALAAAAMGARRVLCVDVDVEALAVAKRAAEAHGLDAVDFLAAAVPSLPIVKKFRVAFQNPPFGIWSGRGTDIAFLHAAVEHAEVVYTIHKLPTLAYVREAAARLGRRLEVLERAVLNIKPTYRHHRKRIHKVEVFLALVY from the coding sequence GTGATCCCCGGAGACAAGAAGGAGCTAGAGATCTTCGTCGAGTCGCTCCCCACGTTCGAGAAGCCAAAACTCAAGCTGGAGCAGTATCCCACAGATGCGGCAATTGTTGCGACAGCCGTCTGGGATGCATATATGAGAGGCCTCCTTGTAGATGTCTTAGACTTGGGCTGTGGCACAGGGAGGTTCGCCTTAGCGGCGGCGGCCATGGGCGCCCGCCGCGTCTTATGCGTAGACGTAGACGTAGAGGCTCTGGCCGTGGCGAAGAGGGCCGCCGAAGCCCACGGTCTCGATGCAGTAGATTTTCTCGCGGCGGCTGTGCCATCGCTCCCTATTGTCAAGAAATTCAGAGTGGCCTTCCAGAACCCACCCTTTGGCATATGGAGTGGCAGAGGGACAGACATTGCCTTTCTCCACGCAGCAGTGGAGCACGCAGAAGTGGTCTACACCATACACAAGCTCCCCACCCTGGCCTACGTCCGGGAGGCCGCGGCGAGGTTGGGGAGGAGGCTGGAGGTGCTGGAGAGGGCGGTCTTGAACATAAAGCCCACCTACAGGCACCACAGGAAGAGGATACACAAGGTGGAGGTCTTCCTAGCCCTCGTCTACTGA
- a CDS encoding NOG1 family protein produces the protein MEVVDKSRLPYVYSADELISMFLATYEKEESRGSVVEPAFIKQKRLEIRRIVSSGKSLASVLRGIALAMPFLDRLHPFYRDLIDVVFGTQTYKHAVAKIGNAHMAIKAIARESIAAVRAASDKGGIYAARKMYRARVIDLINDLRPELDKLREIVLFLRKLPAIDPTLFTIVVAGAPNVGKSSFVRCVSSARPEVAEYPFTTKQIHVGHIRLRGDIVQIIDTPGLLDRPLSERNVIEKQAILALRHLAGAIIFLIDPTPHSGFSIEMQLNLYREITANFSAPVVTVVNKIDIANSEELERARSLFTPIGEVSTINCRGTSEVVNYVLNKFYVPIALEKLKAARR, from the coding sequence GTGGAAGTCGTTGATAAATCCAGATTGCCGTATGTTTATTCAGCAGATGAGTTAATTTCGATGTTTTTAGCCACGTATGAGAAGGAGGAGTCTAGGGGGTCTGTTGTCGAGCCTGCCTTTATAAAGCAGAAAAGACTTGAAATTAGACGTATTGTGTCTTCTGGAAAATCTTTAGCGTCTGTCTTGAGGGGAATAGCTCTTGCTATGCCGTTTCTAGACAGACTCCACCCCTTCTACAGAGATCTTATTGACGTAGTATTTGGTACACAGACCTATAAACATGCTGTTGCAAAAATAGGCAATGCTCACATGGCTATAAAGGCTATAGCAAGAGAGAGTATAGCAGCTGTACGTGCCGCCTCTGATAAGGGGGGCATATATGCCGCACGGAAGATGTATCGTGCTAGAGTTATAGATCTTATCAACGATTTAAGACCTGAGCTTGACAAATTACGAGAAATTGTACTTTTTCTACGGAAGTTACCCGCCATAGACCCTACGCTGTTCACCATAGTGGTAGCAGGAGCGCCTAACGTTGGAAAAAGTAGTTTTGTTCGTTGTGTCTCTTCTGCAAGGCCTGAAGTAGCTGAGTACCCTTTCACTACAAAGCAGATACATGTAGGCCACATTCGCTTAAGGGGAGATATAGTTCAGATTATAGACACGCCAGGTCTCTTAGACAGGCCTTTGAGCGAGCGCAACGTAATTGAGAAACAAGCCATATTGGCGTTGCGGCATCTTGCAGGTGCAATAATTTTTCTGATTGACCCCACGCCGCATAGCGGCTTCTCAATAGAGATGCAGTTAAATCTCTATCGCGAAATCACGGCGAATTTCTCGGCCCCCGTAGTGACGGTGGTTAACAAAATAGATATTGCAAACTCTGAGGAGTTAGAGCGGGCGAGGTCGCTATTTACGCCTATCGGCGAGGTTTCGACAATAAATTGTAGAGGTACTAGCGAGGTCGTTAATTATGTACTCAATAAATTCTACGTACCTATAGCCTTAGAAAAACTAAAAGCGGCAAGGAGATAA
- a CDS encoding DUF488 family protein has product MVDVRRFPRSKYPFYAGDALRSALAETGINYVWLGELGALGVRGPRAGCVESHTFDVYVWRLYHYAPALFQLEELVSLAERHTVAILCREENWRACHRQFLADYLTRQGLEVVHIRRVGEERHVPTPCYRTYNPPPLDLVKRVYRDFQKLCTNSSVYLFSGALEGGEDVDVIVYGFGGDLPPGYDAQILPTPADDLFHYFVTHTGVLICGRAYVIDLEKALKEEVAVAKARAHVFLKSSDPVAVCKSAKGLVFTAAALLCGAAQVYTWARAARCLAERGLEPPPYFKRCLSPPPLQELKKWARYVETLADVIAHVSGHR; this is encoded by the coding sequence GTGGTCGACGTTAGGAGGTTCCCACGGTCAAAGTACCCCTTTTACGCAGGCGATGCCTTGAGGTCTGCCCTGGCAGAGACAGGCATAAACTACGTATGGCTGGGAGAGCTCGGAGCTCTAGGTGTGAGGGGGCCGCGGGCCGGCTGCGTTGAATCGCACACCTTCGACGTTTACGTGTGGCGGCTCTACCACTACGCCCCTGCCCTCTTCCAACTCGAAGAGCTTGTCTCTCTGGCAGAGCGGCACACCGTGGCCATCTTATGTAGAGAGGAGAACTGGCGGGCATGCCATAGGCAGTTTCTAGCCGACTATCTAACTCGGCAGGGGCTTGAGGTGGTACACATCAGGAGGGTGGGCGAGGAGAGACATGTCCCAACGCCATGCTACAGAACGTATAACCCACCACCTCTCGACCTGGTGAAAAGGGTCTACCGCGACTTCCAGAAACTCTGCACGAACTCCTCGGTTTATCTATTCAGCGGCGCGCTGGAGGGGGGAGAAGACGTTGATGTCATCGTGTACGGCTTCGGCGGGGATTTGCCGCCGGGCTATGATGCACAAATCTTGCCGACGCCAGCCGACGATCTATTCCACTATTTCGTTACCCACACCGGCGTTTTGATATGCGGCAGGGCTTACGTGATAGACCTAGAGAAAGCACTCAAAGAAGAGGTGGCGGTAGCCAAGGCAAGAGCTCACGTCTTTCTAAAATCCAGCGACCCGGTGGCCGTCTGCAAATCCGCCAAGGGGTTAGTTTTTACAGCCGCGGCATTGCTCTGCGGCGCGGCACAGGTCTACACCTGGGCCAGAGCCGCTCGTTGTCTAGCTGAAAGAGGGCTAGAGCCGCCGCCGTACTTCAAGCGGTGTCTCAGCCCACCCCCACTCCAAGAGCTGAAAAAGTGGGCTAGGTATGTAGAAACACTGGCAGACGTCATAGCACATGTCTCCGGCCACAGATGA
- a CDS encoding MarR family transcriptional regulator: MNKYLAAALAIIAFATTVSIAFVRIAPLVLRISAIALIIVGSLWLFEYIATRPPPLAKRILSILRAKGPLTARDVARELNADPAEVAQAIQYLLEKGLVRRYEKGGEEYYDL; this comes from the coding sequence ATGAATAAATACCTCGCCGCGGCTCTTGCAATTATCGCCTTTGCTACAACGGTATCTATAGCATTTGTGAGAATAGCGCCGTTAGTCCTCCGCATATCTGCTATTGCCCTCATCATCGTCGGTTCACTCTGGCTATTTGAGTACATAGCCACTAGACCCCCGCCCCTCGCTAAAAGGATATTAAGTATACTAAGGGCCAAAGGACCTCTCACAGCCAGAGACGTGGCTAGAGAGCTTAACGCAGACCCTGCCGAGGTTGCACAAGCTATCCAGTATCTACTAGAGAAGGGCCTTGTCAGGAGGTATGAAAAAGGCGGGGAGGAGTATTACGACCTTTAA
- a CDS encoding serpin family protein produces the protein MRLWAVLPVAVALVVLLIVIMSLKEASTHSPPTSPTSAPAPLSPISLESGSYGDFAVSFYKRIALERLYENLVLSPYSVYKAFAMAYAGAAGETREEIRRVFGFGDDACALAQAGRGVEEAVAAWVQRGFPLREEYERGLSCLGAELRRADFEDRSALVEINRWIEEKTRGYVKNLIPTDYPRSQDIRVVLTSALFFNGSWWPFQFARIGKREFQGVGPVEFMKLDLRSCALPSLRGRVSADLTVVELRFKNTDVAMYVIMPKSLEDYVKGLTYEKLKRDITELSDEIVVVTMPLFTAEFKDSLKKVLIDMGIRSAFDKTRANFTRMSPIRLYIDEVFHGTYIKADEKGVVATAATTVVFVPVCAKVGGMEVVIDKPFLFVLADRINGTIYFIGHVVKPN, from the coding sequence ATGAGGCTGTGGGCTGTTCTACCGGTTGCGGTGGCTTTGGTAGTGTTGCTGATCGTCATCATGTCTCTTAAGGAGGCGTCCACGCACTCTCCTCCCACGTCTCCCACATCTGCTCCTGCGCCCCTCTCTCCCATCTCTCTGGAGAGCGGTAGCTATGGCGACTTCGCCGTCAGTTTCTATAAGAGAATAGCCTTGGAGAGACTTTACGAAAACCTTGTCCTCTCGCCGTATTCCGTGTATAAAGCCTTTGCCATGGCCTACGCGGGCGCGGCTGGGGAGACTAGAGAAGAGATCAGGAGGGTGTTCGGCTTTGGCGACGACGCCTGCGCCTTGGCTCAGGCTGGGCGTGGGGTCGAGGAGGCCGTGGCCGCATGGGTACAACGCGGGTTCCCGCTGAGGGAGGAGTATGAGCGGGGGCTGTCTTGTCTAGGGGCGGAGCTGAGGCGGGCGGACTTCGAGGATCGCTCCGCGCTGGTCGAGATAAACAGATGGATAGAGGAAAAGACCAGGGGGTACGTAAAGAACTTGATCCCTACTGACTACCCGCGTAGCCAGGATATACGCGTTGTATTGACTTCAGCTCTGTTTTTCAACGGTAGCTGGTGGCCGTTCCAGTTTGCGCGTATTGGAAAGAGAGAATTCCAGGGGGTAGGCCCAGTGGAGTTTATGAAGCTTGACCTTAGGTCTTGCGCCCTCCCCTCGCTCAGGGGGCGCGTCTCCGCCGATCTCACGGTGGTGGAGCTCCGGTTTAAAAATACAGATGTAGCGATGTACGTCATAATGCCAAAGTCGCTTGAGGACTATGTAAAAGGCTTGACCTATGAGAAGTTGAAGAGAGACATCACCGAATTGTCGGACGAGATCGTCGTCGTAACGATGCCTCTATTTACCGCAGAGTTTAAAGACTCTCTCAAAAAGGTATTAATCGACATGGGCATACGCTCAGCATTTGACAAAACCAGAGCAAACTTCACCCGGATGTCGCCTATCAGGCTTTATATAGACGAAGTTTTCCACGGCACGTACATAAAAGCTGATGAAAAAGGTGTTGTAGCAACAGCCGCCACTACCGTCGTATTTGTGCCCGTTTGCGCTAAGGTTGGAGGCATGGAGGTGGTAATAGACAAGCCCTTCCTCTTCGTGTTGGCAGACCGCATAAACGGCACGATATACTTCATCGGCCATGTGGTGAAACCAAATTAA
- a CDS encoding aldehyde ferredoxin oxidoreductase family protein, translated as MVVFRVIRVDLSTEKITEEVYKEDVLRKFLGGRGLGSYLALKEIPRGIDPFSPSNKLYIFTGPLSGLATLATSRVTVVTKSPLTGSLTHSNAGGNFAYMLRRAGYDGIIVEGKAEEPVYILIKEGEVSIRPAKHIWGKWTGAATKALLEDAGFEGDERKAGVATIGPAGENLSRIAGIRFSDYERFAGRGGVGAVMGSKRLKGIVAWGTRDLYSLVVDRKKWIEETSKLAQRIANGPTAKTLHTYGTNILMNIINSVGGLPTRNFETGYFEEAEKISGEYIKQNYVVEVHGCAQCPIACTQMVEVKSGPYKFIGKAKYEYENTWALGANLGVGNPEADLKLQKLANELGFDTISLGNTLAVAIELAKKGKLNIPLEWGDPTPLIDLVYKMAYRDGIGDELAEGDYRLAMKYGEPEAFVGSRGQGFPAYDPRALKSFAIAYVTANRGGDHLEAYGPTWEVLGVPEKVDPLCETSECIKKKVELVVYAQHLMALADSVTFCKFATLDKEGLFEKDLAHLFNLAFGWDVTPEEMLMIGERIFNIERLFHVKEGRWVRDELPPRLRKELPTGPAKGHGALKTFEEGIKEYYAIRGWVDGKPTYETLKRLGLEEFQYLL; from the coding sequence ATGGTTGTATTTAGAGTAATACGAGTAGATCTATCTACCGAGAAAATAACAGAAGAGGTGTATAAGGAAGACGTCTTGAGGAAGTTCCTAGGCGGGAGAGGATTAGGCTCTTACCTAGCTCTGAAGGAGATCCCCCGGGGGATAGATCCGTTTTCGCCTAGTAATAAACTTTACATATTCACCGGACCCCTAAGTGGTTTGGCAACACTTGCCACGAGCAGGGTAACTGTCGTTACAAAATCCCCCTTGACAGGATCTCTTACACACTCAAACGCCGGAGGTAATTTTGCATACATGTTGAGGAGGGCTGGCTATGATGGCATTATAGTAGAGGGTAAGGCAGAGGAGCCAGTCTATATATTGATTAAAGAGGGTGAAGTAAGTATAAGGCCAGCTAAGCACATTTGGGGCAAGTGGACGGGCGCAGCGACAAAGGCTTTGCTTGAAGACGCCGGATTTGAAGGCGATGAGCGTAAGGCAGGCGTGGCCACTATAGGCCCAGCTGGCGAGAATCTGTCGAGAATAGCCGGCATTAGATTCAGTGATTATGAGCGTTTTGCCGGAAGAGGCGGCGTAGGGGCTGTCATGGGCTCGAAAAGACTCAAGGGGATAGTGGCATGGGGTACCCGCGACTTGTACTCACTAGTTGTAGACAGAAAGAAATGGATAGAAGAAACTAGTAAGCTAGCGCAGAGAATAGCAAATGGGCCTACTGCTAAGACGTTACATACCTATGGTACTAACATACTTATGAATATCATAAATTCAGTGGGGGGACTTCCTACGCGGAATTTTGAAACTGGGTATTTTGAAGAAGCAGAGAAGATATCTGGTGAGTATATCAAACAGAACTATGTTGTTGAAGTACACGGCTGTGCCCAATGTCCCATTGCATGTACACAGATGGTAGAGGTGAAGTCCGGCCCGTACAAGTTCATCGGCAAGGCTAAGTATGAGTATGAAAATACATGGGCTCTCGGCGCAAATCTCGGAGTTGGAAATCCAGAGGCTGATTTAAAACTACAGAAGTTAGCAAACGAATTGGGGTTTGACACAATTTCTCTTGGCAACACCCTAGCTGTTGCAATAGAACTCGCCAAGAAGGGCAAGTTAAACATACCGCTGGAGTGGGGCGACCCAACTCCGCTTATTGACTTAGTCTACAAGATGGCGTATAGAGACGGCATAGGCGACGAGTTGGCAGAAGGCGATTATAGACTTGCTATGAAATATGGTGAGCCAGAGGCCTTTGTCGGATCTAGAGGACAGGGCTTCCCAGCCTACGATCCAAGAGCACTTAAGAGCTTTGCAATTGCGTATGTTACTGCAAACCGCGGCGGCGACCATCTCGAGGCCTACGGACCCACTTGGGAGGTCCTCGGCGTGCCGGAGAAGGTCGATCCGCTTTGTGAAACGTCAGAGTGTATAAAGAAGAAAGTGGAGCTTGTTGTATATGCCCAACACTTAATGGCGCTTGCAGACTCTGTAACATTTTGCAAATTTGCCACATTAGATAAAGAGGGGTTGTTTGAAAAAGACCTTGCACATTTATTTAATCTGGCGTTTGGATGGGATGTAACGCCTGAGGAGATGCTTATGATAGGCGAGCGTATATTTAACATAGAGAGGCTGTTTCATGTAAAAGAGGGGAGGTGGGTAAGAGACGAACTGCCACCTAGGTTGAGGAAAGAGCTTCCCACGGGCCCGGCTAAGGGCCACGGCGCATTAAAGACATTTGAAGAGGGGATAAAGGAATATTACGCAATAAGGGGCTGGGTCGATGGGAAGCCGACTTATGAAACTTTGAAGAGACTTGGTCTAGAGGAGTTTCAGTACCTTTTGTAA
- a CDS encoding winged helix-turn-helix domain-containing protein has translation MAKFDLDVVARILLLLLRGPMGRTALYMRTRLNYPRYLEYLEYLRERGLIAERDGVVTLTEKGVEVAKALDKALGELL, from the coding sequence ATGGCTAAGTTCGACCTTGACGTAGTCGCCAGGATCCTCCTCCTACTGCTAAGGGGCCCCATGGGGAGGACGGCACTCTACATGAGGACCAGGCTCAACTACCCGAGATACCTGGAGTATCTGGAGTACCTAAGGGAGAGGGGCCTAATCGCCGAGCGAGACGGCGTAGTGACGCTGACTGAAAAAGGCGTAGAGGTGGCTAAAGCCCTAGACAAGGCGCTAGGCGAGCTACTGTAG
- a CDS encoding prohibitin family protein, whose protein sequence is MAYIPVEVRRTPNIPKRTTTVFVVAVLAIVAVAVLVSLSVYTLPAGVVAVVVDPVSGTISKPVAGPAIGFKAPWAYIIEDTYAIEVIEFVQREKAAGRWTFTAPEVLTKDGVTVTVEMVVRYRIRPERFDELVKKFPQVDYDDKVLVPKARQLIRDVISKVSLDYLIENRDVIAKQIEQQYRESIEKDPAVAGLIDILDVNVLNFILPQQITDAINRKVAAQQDAIRAQFERQRVEELARANYTRAVLAAMAEANATITRARAQAMQIMLVANATKNAIEMIIKATGANATEATRIAELYLYLAGLREVAQTGNVQIVAITGGGGQIVPVIPVR, encoded by the coding sequence ATGGCGTATATACCAGTAGAGGTCAGAAGGACGCCGAATATCCCAAAGAGGACTACGACAGTTTTTGTAGTAGCCGTGTTGGCCATAGTCGCCGTAGCGGTGCTGGTATCTCTCTCCGTCTACACTCTGCCGGCAGGGGTTGTAGCAGTGGTAGTCGACCCAGTCTCTGGGACTATAAGCAAGCCTGTGGCTGGGCCGGCTATAGGCTTTAAGGCCCCTTGGGCCTATATAATTGAAGACACCTACGCCATAGAGGTGATAGAGTTCGTACAGAGGGAGAAAGCGGCGGGCCGCTGGACTTTTACAGCCCCAGAGGTACTCACGAAAGATGGCGTGACTGTGACTGTAGAGATGGTAGTTAGATATAGGATTAGGCCAGAGCGTTTTGACGAACTAGTTAAGAAGTTCCCTCAGGTGGATTACGATGACAAAGTCCTCGTGCCTAAAGCGAGACAGCTTATTCGCGATGTAATTTCTAAGGTGTCGCTAGACTATCTCATAGAAAATAGAGACGTTATAGCTAAACAGATTGAGCAACAGTACAGAGAGTCTATAGAGAAGGACCCGGCAGTGGCCGGTCTTATAGATATCTTAGATGTGAATGTGTTGAACTTCATCCTTCCCCAACAGATTACTGATGCAATAAATAGGAAGGTGGCAGCCCAGCAGGACGCTATTAGGGCGCAGTTTGAGAGACAAAGAGTGGAGGAGCTGGCTAGGGCGAATTACACTAGAGCTGTCTTAGCCGCCATGGCCGAGGCTAACGCCACTATCACACGCGCCCGGGCTCAAGCTATGCAGATAATGCTTGTGGCAAACGCCACGAAAAACGCCATAGAGATGATCATAAAAGCCACAGGAGCTAACGCTACAGAAGCAACACGTATCGCGGAACTCTATCTCTATCTAGCAGGTCTCCGGGAGGTGGCCCAGACAGGAAACGTCCAAATTGTAGCTATTACAGGTGGAGGAGGCCAGATCGTGCCTGTGATACCGGTGAGATGA
- a CDS encoding radical SAM protein: MNSRPVYRLKADTPQVGTLAFGIVDRGTNILEVRPTSLCALSCIFCSVNAGPMSKIRWAEYEVELDALLTALEEVVHFKKLDDIEIHIDGMGDPGHYPELVELVKGAKSIRGVSIVSMQTRLYMFDESKIKELAKAGLDRINVSLDALDTNLAKRLADTEWYNVEKVLHLIEAALSAGINVVISPVWVPGLNDGELPKIVRWAVEHGVGRGVYTPVLIQKYIPHKRGRRVRVRPMSWGEFWKKLREMEKELGVSLVPKRGEYNIHKAPELPKPYKVGEIVTVEVTARGIFKGEMLGVPITRRGTAVLDRTFTVAYGWRASDELIGRRVKVKVIENKHNIYIAKPLTI; the protein is encoded by the coding sequence ATGAATAGCCGCCCGGTATATAGGCTAAAGGCTGACACGCCACAGGTAGGCACTTTAGCCTTTGGAATAGTTGACAGAGGGACTAATATATTAGAAGTAAGGCCTACAAGTCTCTGCGCCTTGTCATGCATCTTTTGCTCTGTAAACGCAGGCCCTATGTCAAAAATTAGATGGGCTGAGTATGAAGTAGAGTTAGATGCTTTATTAACGGCTCTGGAGGAAGTTGTCCACTTTAAAAAACTAGATGACATAGAAATACATATAGATGGAATGGGAGACCCGGGCCATTACCCCGAGCTTGTGGAATTAGTAAAAGGCGCAAAGTCTATACGTGGCGTATCAATTGTATCTATGCAAACTCGTCTCTATATGTTTGACGAGAGTAAAATTAAAGAATTAGCGAAGGCTGGTCTCGATAGAATAAACGTTAGCTTAGATGCACTAGATACAAACCTTGCAAAAAGACTTGCAGACACCGAATGGTACAATGTCGAAAAGGTATTGCATTTAATCGAGGCGGCCCTTAGCGCCGGGATAAACGTAGTGATAAGCCCCGTGTGGGTACCTGGATTAAACGACGGCGAGTTGCCAAAAATAGTCAGATGGGCTGTAGAGCACGGAGTGGGGAGGGGGGTCTACACCCCGGTCTTGATTCAGAAATATATCCCGCATAAAAGAGGGAGACGGGTTAGAGTCAGACCTATGTCTTGGGGCGAGTTTTGGAAAAAACTAAGAGAAATGGAAAAGGAACTTGGCGTGTCTCTAGTTCCAAAACGTGGAGAGTATAACATACATAAAGCGCCGGAGCTTCCAAAGCCATATAAAGTAGGTGAGATAGTAACCGTAGAAGTAACTGCCAGAGGCATATTCAAGGGGGAGATGTTAGGCGTGCCGATTACAAGAAGAGGGACGGCTGTGTTAGATAGGACTTTTACAGTGGCCTACGGCTGGAGGGCTTCCGACGAATTAATAGGGCGTAGAGTAAAGGTGAAAGTGATAGAAAACAAGCACAACATCTACATCGCCAAGCCGTTGACTATATAA
- the ilvD gene encoding dihydroxy-acid dehydratase encodes MVKVRIRSPAWYDGVDNTPHRSYLRAIGFTDEDFTKPLVGVLAAWSELGPCNYHTLELAKYVKEGIKEAGGVGLIAPTIVVNDGINMGTPGMRYSLISRDLIADTIEAQFNAHGIDAWVGIGGCDKTQPGIMMAMVRLDLPAVYMYGGTAEAGWLGERELTIEDTFETVGSYLAGKITLEELKRIEELSFPTYGTCQGLFTANTMAILSEALGLALLGSASPPATSARRKAYAVASGRAVLKAAELGITPRKVVTYDAIYNAAVTLFATAGSTNAILHLLAIAYEAGVKFTLDDFDEISRRVPVIAALRPAGPYAMQDLDRIGGAPRILKKLYKAGLLRPEALTVEGETIGKLLERWQPPSVPEDGILYSVEKPYKPYSGIRILRGNLAPDGAVMKIGAADKLKFEGKAKVYNGEAEAFKAVAAGEIKPGDVVVIRYEGPKGAPGMPEMLKVTAAIVGAGLGEAVALVTDGRFSGATRGIMVGHVAPEAAVGGPIALVENGDRIAIDGETGRITLQIPQEELERRRKNWTPPPPKYSGGLLAKYAALVQQADKGAVTAIPLR; translated from the coding sequence ATGGTAAAGGTCAGAATAAGATCTCCGGCGTGGTACGACGGCGTAGACAACACGCCCCATCGGTCGTATCTTCGTGCCATTGGTTTTACAGACGAAGATTTTACAAAACCGCTTGTCGGAGTCTTAGCGGCGTGGTCTGAGCTAGGGCCTTGTAATTACCACACGCTAGAGCTAGCTAAGTATGTAAAAGAGGGGATAAAAGAAGCCGGCGGCGTGGGACTCATAGCCCCCACAATAGTTGTAAACGATGGGATAAACATGGGGACTCCGGGCATGAGGTATTCTCTAATCAGCCGAGATTTAATAGCAGACACAATAGAAGCGCAGTTTAACGCCCATGGCATAGACGCATGGGTGGGCATAGGCGGATGCGACAAGACACAGCCGGGCATAATGATGGCTATGGTTAGGCTAGACCTCCCCGCTGTTTATATGTATGGCGGTACTGCAGAGGCGGGATGGCTCGGCGAGAGGGAGCTCACCATAGAGGACACCTTCGAGACAGTGGGGTCCTACCTGGCGGGGAAGATCACGCTGGAGGAGCTCAAGAGGATAGAGGAGCTCTCCTTCCCCACCTACGGCACGTGCCAAGGCCTCTTCACCGCCAACACCATGGCGATACTTTCGGAGGCTCTCGGCCTAGCCCTCCTCGGCTCGGCCTCGCCCCCCGCCACCTCGGCCAGGCGCAAGGCCTACGCCGTGGCCTCTGGACGCGCCGTTTTAAAAGCCGCCGAGCTCGGCATAACGCCGCGTAAGGTGGTCACATACGACGCCATCTACAACGCCGCAGTGACGTTGTTTGCCACTGCGGGCTCTACAAACGCGATACTCCACCTCCTGGCCATAGCATATGAGGCGGGGGTGAAGTTCACTCTGGACGATTTCGACGAGATAAGCAGGAGGGTCCCCGTCATAGCCGCCCTAAGGCCGGCAGGGCCCTACGCCATGCAAGACCTTGACAGAATAGGCGGCGCGCCGAGGATATTAAAGAAGCTCTACAAAGCCGGCCTTCTCAGACCGGAAGCCCTCACCGTCGAGGGCGAGACCATAGGCAAACTCCTGGAAAGGTGGCAGCCTCCCTCAGTGCCTGAAGACGGCATCCTCTACAGCGTGGAGAAGCCCTACAAGCCCTACTCCGGCATCAGAATCCTCAGAGGCAACCTAGCCCCAGACGGCGCCGTGATGAAGATAGGCGCCGCCGACAAGCTGAAGTTCGAGGGGAAGGCCAAGGTATACAACGGAGAGGCAGAGGCCTTCAAGGCAGTAGCCGCCGGCGAGATAAAGCCCGGAGACGTCGTAGTGATAAGGTACGAGGGGCCGAAGGGCGCCCCAGGCATGCCAGAGATGCTTAAAGTCACCGCCGCCATCGTCGGCGCAGGCCTTGGCGAGGCGGTAGCCCTGGTGACAGACGGCCGCTTCTCGGGAGCCACCCGCGGCATAATGGTGGGACACGTCGCCCCCGAGGCCGCCGTGGGAGGCCCCATAGCCCTAGTAGAAAACGGAGACAGAATAGCCATAGACGGCGAGACAGGCCGCATAACTCTACAGATCCCCCAGGAGGAGTTGGAGAGGAGAAGGAAAAACTGGACGCCGCCGCCCCCCAAATACTCCGGAGGACTCCTCGCCAAATACGCCGCATTGGTCCAACAGGCGGACAAAGGCGCGGTCACCGCCATACCACTGCGCTAA